Part of the Desulfobaccales bacterium genome is shown below.
GCACCTCCAGAAAGAGGTTTTTATCCTCCCCTTTCTCAAAGACGTTCTCCAGGACCAGCAAGGCGCCTGCGGCCCGGGCGGCTTGGGCCAGCTCCCGAAAGGTGGCGGTGGCCCGACTGAGCCACCTTTTTTGGGCGTGGCGGTAGTGCCGGGCCTCATAGCCCAGGTGACAGACCAGCGCCGCCGGGCGAAAGACAGGCAGCCAGCGCACGACCTGGCGCAGGCGCTTTCTCGTGGCTGCCAGCACCAGGTCATCCAGGGCCCCGGGGGCCATGTCCTGGAAGGGGGCATGCAATGTGAGGCGCCGCCCGGCCAGGAGAAACCGCCGGGCGACGCCCTTAAGGATGCGGGGCGGATAGCGGCTGAGGCTCCGGGCGTCCAGGCCGATTTCCGGGTTCAGGCCCCGCTCCAGAAACAGCGGCCCATAATGGCCCAGGAGATACGGGAAGGGAATGTTGACCTGGACCCGGGAAATGAGGGCCTCAGGGGAAAGCCCCATGCCGCGCCCGCCTCAGTGGGAGGTGGGATACTGCACCAGCTCCACCAGGAGCCCAAAGGTGGCCTTGGGGTGGATGAAGGCCACCCGGGTGTGATGGGCGCCCTCCCGGGGGGTCTCGTCAATGAGCTTGACGCCGGCGGCCTTGAGCTCCGCCACCGCGGCGTCAATGTCCTCCACCTCCAGGGCCAGGTGATGGAAACCCTCCCCCCGGGTCTCCAGGAACTTGGCCACCGGGCTGTCCGGGGCGGTGGGCAACAGCAGCTCCAGGTTGCTCTCCCCCACCTTGAAGAAGCTCACCTTGACCTTCTGGGTCTCCACCACCTCTTCGCCGCCCAGCTCCAGGCAGAGATTCTCGCCGTAGAGCTTTTTGGCCGGGTCCAGGTCCTTCACCGCGATGCCCAGATGGGCGATGCGCTTGATTTTCATGGTCTCCTCCTCGGCGATGTGCGGCCCGTCGGCCCGATATTCGCTTGCCCAAATAAGCTGCCATTATATATGATGAAGCCGAGCGGGGGAAGACGCTCCAGGGGAGGGGAGGCGCACTTCCCCTGCGGAGAATTTTTCTGCCCCGGTCAATCCTCTTTCTCATGAACACGGACGAACTGTTTGCCAAAGTGGCGGCCCGGCTCCAGGAGCTGGCCCCGGAGATGGTGGAGCTGCAGCGAGAGCTGGTACGCCGGGTGGCGGTGGGGCCGGACGCCGGCGGGCCCGGCGAAGGGGAAAAAGCCGCCTTCCTGGCCGAGCTCCTGATCCGCCTGGGGCTGGAGGTGCGCCAATTCCCCGCCCCGGATCCCCGGGTGCCGGGCGGGGTGCGGCCCAATCTGGTGGCCTTCCTGCCGGGCCAGGGAGCGGGCAAGGTCTGGGTGCTGAGCCACCTGGACGTGGTGCCCCCGGGGGACCTCTCCCTGTGGGATTCCGACCCCTTCACGCTCCGGGTGGAGGGCGACCGCCTCTACGGCCGGGGCACCGAGGATAACCACCACGGCATCGTCACCTCCCTGATGGCGGTCCGGGCCCTTATGGAGGTGGGCGTCAAGCCCGCCCGCACCGTGGCTCTGGCGCTGGTGGCCGACGAGGAGACCGGGAGCTCCAAGGGTCTGGATTTTCTCCTGCGGGAGCACGGGGAGCTCTTCCATCCTGAGGACCTCATCATCGTCCCGGACGCCGGCAGCCCCGACGGCACCATGATCGAGGTGGCGGAAAAGAGCCTGCTGTGGCTGAAGCTCACCCTGACAGGAAAGCAGTGCCATGCCAGCCGCCCGGAGCTGGGCCGAAACACCCTCCGGGCCGCGGCCCACGCCATCGTGGCCCTGGAGGCCTTGAAGACGGAGTTTCCCGGGGAAAATCCGCTCTTCCGGCCGCCCACCAGCACCTTTGAGCCCACCAAAGTGGAGGCCAACGTCCCCAATGTGAACACCATCCCGGGGCGGGATGTCTTTTACCTGGATTGCCGGGTGCTGCCGGAATATGGCGTGGAAGAGGTGAAGGCCCGGGTGGCCGCCCTGGCCTCCGAGGCCGCCCGGCCTTTCGGGGTGACGGTGAGCCTGGAGGTGGTGCAGGAGCAGCCCGCCGCGCCCGTCACCGACCCTGAGGCTCCGGTGGTACGGGCTTTAAGCCGGGCCATCCGGGCGGTGTACGGCCGGGAGGCCACCCCCCAGGGCATCGGCGGGGGCACGGTGGCCGCCTTCTTCCGGCGCCGGGGTCTGCCGGCGGCGGTGTGGATGACGGTGAGCGAGACCGCCCACCAGCCCAATGAATACTGCCGCCTCAGCACCCTGGTGGGGGACGCCCAGGTGCTGGCCCATGTCTTTCTTTTCGGGAACTGAGAGGCGGTGACCGCAGATCAGCCTTTGAGGGAGGGCCGAGGGACTGAGGGTCGTGAAGTCTCCCCTCCGACTCCCTCACAGAAGGGGCTGCGAATGGGGCCAGAGAACCCCTGGCCCTTTTTCCCCCAGACAAGGGTCACCGTCTTACCGGGGGCTTACAGGCCCTCCCACAGGTGCCGGTCGTGGCAGTATTCCCAGTTGCTGTCGTCCACAATGAAAAAATTGTCCAGATCTTCAGCCAGCATCTCCGCCCATTCCTCCCGGGCGTCCACCGGGTCCTGGGAGCCAAGCCAGAGGCGGACGCTGAATTCCTGGGCGAAGCCCGGATGGCGCAGCAATTCCCGGGGATGCTGGTCCAAGACGAGATAAGACGCAACTCCCAGATGCCGTCGGATGATCACCGGATAGGACATGGCCTCCTCCTGGAAGCCCCGCCGGTCTCACCTGAGGGCGGGCCGCAATATGCTGAGTGAAATATATATCTCCTTGCCAGAATTTCGGCGGCGAGGCAAGGGGGTGGTGACGGGCCTGCTGCTTTGGGCTGCGCTGACCATGGCTTGCGGCCGTCTGGGGCAGGTGCCTGCGAGCCTCATCCCCGAAGACTACCAGGAGGTGAGCCTGGCCCAACTGCGGGACCCCGCCGCCGCCCGGGCCCTGGTGGGCCGGCAAGTGCGCTTTCAGGCGTTCTTTTGGGAATATGTCCTCTATGACCCGGCCATGCTCAGCAATTACGCCCTGTTGCTCCGCCACCCCCGGGGCTGGTGGGACCTGAGGTGGGCCTCGCTATACGAGTCCCCCCGGATGGAGGGCTTTTATGACCGGCTGGCCCTGGATGTGGGGCAGCAGACCCGGCTTAAGCCCCGGCGTCTGACGCGCCTGATGATTTATGGCGAGGTGCTGCCCCTGGGGTCCAGGCTCACCTACGTGCGCCTGCATCAGGCCCAGGAGCTGGAGGCCAACTAGGCAAAGCGCCGCTTCAGGCGATCAGACCGCCGTGGGCCGCGGGCGGTGAAATTCGCAATGATCCTCCATGGCGTGGGGAGTCAGCTTTGCTCGCAGCTTGTCACCCTGGAGGCTGACAGTTCCATATGAATCTGCTGGATCTCGGCATCATCCTGGTGTTGGCTCTGATTGTGCTGCGCGGCTACTATCGCGGGCTCTTTCAGGAGCTGGCGGTCCTGGCCGGAGTGGTGGGAGGGGTGCTGGTGGCGGCCCACTGGTATTCCCGGGTGGGGGCCTGGCTCACCCCCCTCATCAAGGACCCCACCTATGCCCGCTGGGCCGCCTTCGGCCTGCTCCTGGTGGCGGTGTATTGGGCCGTGCGCCTGGCGGCCTTCGGATTGCAGCGCCTGTTGCATTACCTGTATCTGGACTTTTTCGACCGCCTGCTGGGCGCCTCCTTTGCGTTGCTGAAAGGCGGCCTGGTTCTGGGCTTTGCCCTGATGCTGGTGGGGGTGGTGCTCCCCAAGGACTCGCCGTTGCTGAAGGAGTCCCGCACCGCGCCGGTGTTGGTGGGGCTGGCGAAGCAGGCCCTGGGATACCTGCCCCCGGACTTCAAAAAGCGGCTCCAGGAGTATTACCGGGAACAGATGCGCCGGGAGCGCCCCAAAACTGTGCGGTTAGGAACATCACAGGAGGAGATGCGTGTCGGCTGAGCCCGCCGCCGGCCAAGCGGTCGAGCGGTTTTTGAGTATTGTGGCCCGACTGCGGGGCCCGGGAGGCTGCCCCTGGGACGCAAAGCAGACTCCGGAGACCCTGAAGACCTATGTGCTGGAGGAGGCCTATGAGCTCATCGAGGCCCTGGACCTGGGGGATCCGGATAAGATCCGGGAGGAGCTGGGCGACCTTTTCCTGCACATCGTCTTCTTGAGCGACCTCTACCGGGAGCGGGGCGAGTTTACTTTTGCGGAGGTGGTTAAGACCATCACCGCCAAGATGATTCACCGCCATCCCCACGTCTTCGGCAACGCCGAAGCCCGCAGCCTGGAGGACCTGCGCCGCCTGTGGCAGGAGGCCAAGGCCCGGGAAGGCAAGCCCCATAAGGAGGCCCTGGGGGAGGTCTCGGCCGCCCTGCCGGCCCTCACCCAGGCGAAGCGCCTGGGAGAGGCCGCCTCCCGATTAGGCTTTGACTGGCCGGATATCGAGGGCGCCTTGGAGAAGGTGGAGGAGGAGTGGCAGGAATTCCGGCGCGCCTTGGCAGGTCCTCCGGACCCCGCCCGGGAGGAGGAGCTGGGAGACCTCCTCTTTGCCCTGGTGAACGTGGCCCGCTTCCTCCAGATCGACCCGGAACACGCCCTGAGGCGCACCTTGTATAAATTTATCAAGCGCTTCCATGTGGTGGAACGCACCCTGGCCAAGGCGGGCAAGACCCCGGAAACCGCCACTCTGGAGGAGATGGATGCCATCTGGGAGGCGGCCAAGGCAGGGGAACGGTCCGGCCCGGCCTGAAAGGCCCGATTGTCCCCAGGCGGCGGAAGTGATAATCTCAGATAATTACACCGACAAGTGAGGCCCAGGAGTCCATGAACGCCCAGTCGCCCCGGGGCGCCATCTCCATGCCGGTGGTTCTCGGTCTCATCATCGCCGGGGCCGTGCTCTTTGCCGGGGTCTTCTTCTACGTCTTCCATCAGCTCAATATCAAGGTGGAGACGGTGATCCGGAACCAGTTTAACCAGCAACAGCTGGTGCTGGCCCGCAAGATCGCCGACAGCGTGGAGAATCACCTGGACTTCCTGGAGAGCAGCCTCCTCACCATGAGCCGGATGGGCGACAGCTTGGCGTTGGAGCCCGACTCCCCGGGCTTCCACCGCTATCTGACGACCCGCCTTAATGACCTCCTCCCCTTGGGGGTGCTGGATCTGGCCTGGTATGGGGTGGATGGCGTCCTGAAATTTTCCTGGCGGGGACAGCCGGAGGAGGGGGCCTTGATTCGCCTGGAACCGTCCACCCTGGCCTGGGCCCGGGAGCCCGCCAGCAAGGGCCGCTTGCGGCTGGAAAAAACCAGGCCCGGGTCCTATCCCCCCTTCCAGGAGCGACTCATCCTGCCTTTGGCCGCCCCTCTCTATTTTCAGGACCAGTTTTATGGGGTGCTGGTCCTCCTGGCGGATCCTTTCTTCATCTGCGGCCAGGCCACCAAGGAGGTGCGTTCCGGTACCACCGGCTATCCCTGGATCATCAACCAGGACGGCATCTTCCTGGCCCATTATGAAAAGGATTTCGTAGGTCAGGACGCCATCGCCGTGCGCCTGGCCCGCAACCCCGCCATCTCCTTCAAGGGCATCCGGGAGATGCATGAACGTATCTTCCGGGGGGAGGAAGGGGCCACGGAATACATTTCCGGCTGGCATCGCCAGGAGATCGGCCAGGTCCTGAAACTGGCGGCTTTCACCACCATCCGCTTTGATAAAGGCCTCATCCGCAATGTCACCGACGTGGAGGATCCGCAACGCAATCTCTGGGGCGTGGCGGTGGTGGCGCCGGTGGCCGAGGTTTCCGGCCATGTCTGGGAGGTCCTTTACCAGGAGATCGCGCTGGCGGGAGTGTTCTTCCTGATGCTGGTGGTGGGAAGCGGCGTGCTCATCGGTGTGGCCCTCACCTACAACCGCTCCCTCAGCCGGGAGGTGGAGCAAAAGACCCAGGAGCTGAAGGAGTCCCAGGAGCGTTTGCTGCGCTCCGAGCGTTTTGCCGCCGTGGGCGAGGCGGCCTCCTACGTCAGCCATGAGATCAAAAACCCCCTCATGGTCATCGGCGGCCTGGCCCATCAGGTGGCCAAACGACTGGAGGACCGCCCCGAGCTCCAGGAAAAATTGCGCCTC
Proteins encoded:
- a CDS encoding TIM barrel protein, with product MGLSPEALISRVQVNIPFPYLLGHYGPLFLERGLNPEIGLDARSLSRYPPRILKGVARRFLLAGRRLTLHAPFQDMAPGALDDLVLAATRKRLRQVVRWLPVFRPAALVCHLGYEARHYRHAQKRWLSRATATFRELAQAARAAGALLVLENVFEKGEDKNLFLEVLQRAQVPNLKVCLDVGHLLAFGDGDYEGWLAALWPHIGLLHLHDNDGSHDHHAALGTGRVPLKFVLDYLAARLENPPLITLEPHAEGSLEPSLAYLAQIWPWD
- the mce gene encoding methylmalonyl-CoA epimerase — encoded protein: MKIKRIAHLGIAVKDLDPAKKLYGENLCLELGGEEVVETQKVKVSFFKVGESNLELLLPTAPDSPVAKFLETRGEGFHHLALEVEDIDAAVAELKAAGVKLIDETPREGAHHTRVAFIHPKATFGLLVELVQYPTSH
- a CDS encoding M20 family metallo-hydrolase; the protein is MNTDELFAKVAARLQELAPEMVELQRELVRRVAVGPDAGGPGEGEKAAFLAELLIRLGLEVRQFPAPDPRVPGGVRPNLVAFLPGQGAGKVWVLSHLDVVPPGDLSLWDSDPFTLRVEGDRLYGRGTEDNHHGIVTSLMAVRALMEVGVKPARTVALALVADEETGSSKGLDFLLREHGELFHPEDLIIVPDAGSPDGTMIEVAEKSLLWLKLTLTGKQCHASRPELGRNTLRAAAHAIVALEALKTEFPGENPLFRPPTSTFEPTKVEANVPNVNTIPGRDVFYLDCRVLPEYGVEEVKARVAALASEAARPFGVTVSLEVVQEQPAAPVTDPEAPVVRALSRAIRAVYGREATPQGIGGGTVAAFFRRRGLPAAVWMTVSETAHQPNEYCRLSTLVGDAQVLAHVFLFGN
- a CDS encoding CvpA family protein, whose amino-acid sequence is MNLLDLGIILVLALIVLRGYYRGLFQELAVLAGVVGGVLVAAHWYSRVGAWLTPLIKDPTYARWAAFGLLLVAVYWAVRLAAFGLQRLLHYLYLDFFDRLLGASFALLKGGLVLGFALMLVGVVLPKDSPLLKESRTAPVLVGLAKQALGYLPPDFKKRLQEYYREQMRRERPKTVRLGTSQEEMRVG
- the mazG gene encoding nucleoside triphosphate pyrophosphohydrolase, which translates into the protein MSAEPAAGQAVERFLSIVARLRGPGGCPWDAKQTPETLKTYVLEEAYELIEALDLGDPDKIREELGDLFLHIVFLSDLYRERGEFTFAEVVKTITAKMIHRHPHVFGNAEARSLEDLRRLWQEAKAREGKPHKEALGEVSAALPALTQAKRLGEAASRLGFDWPDIEGALEKVEEEWQEFRRALAGPPDPAREEELGDLLFALVNVARFLQIDPEHALRRTLYKFIKRFHVVERTLAKAGKTPETATLEEMDAIWEAAKAGERSGPA
- a CDS encoding ATP-binding protein, whose amino-acid sequence is MNAQSPRGAISMPVVLGLIIAGAVLFAGVFFYVFHQLNIKVETVIRNQFNQQQLVLARKIADSVENHLDFLESSLLTMSRMGDSLALEPDSPGFHRYLTTRLNDLLPLGVLDLAWYGVDGVLKFSWRGQPEEGALIRLEPSTLAWAREPASKGRLRLEKTRPGSYPPFQERLILPLAAPLYFQDQFYGVLVLLADPFFICGQATKEVRSGTTGYPWIINQDGIFLAHYEKDFVGQDAIAVRLARNPAISFKGIREMHERIFRGEEGATEYISGWHRQEIGQVLKLAAFTTIRFDKGLIRNVTDVEDPQRNLWGVAVVAPVAEVSGHVWEVLYQEIALAGVFFLMLVVGSGVLIGVALTYNRSLSREVEQKTQELKESQERLLRSERFAAVGEAASYVSHEIKNPLMVIGGLAHQVAKRLEDRPELQEKLRLIREEVRRLETFLGDLRDFTRPAQPVMTQVNLNQVIQEVEKLLETEAKKRGIEIVEDLDSRLPPVSADPNQMKQVLLNLMKNALEAMDGGGRLVLKSGAEEEKVWFSVTDTGVGMSPEVLAKIFNPFFTTKDKGTGLGLAVIHKIITDHHGSILVESTPGQGSTFVVKLPKEQ